Proteins found in one Xenopus laevis strain J_2021 chromosome 1L, Xenopus_laevis_v10.1, whole genome shotgun sequence genomic segment:
- the LOC121400666 gene encoding uncharacterized protein LOC121400666, translating into MGERARTELRWRVLVGEKGTGPGVYLYEHDIDFKPVEKPRHCLPYASVSVRFLRQTTGTVLIPTARLILQSEKKVFQSRLKIAWLFFTENEKEVEKKQASFEHIAEWKFNFQKKYKRRGRPPPNKRSSVYCKDDPLSTGTTEIQRVSTLGNAEDGLVLKQPYPREVTDTSENSWCNLNTRSSTLMPAAKFSVHKRHRNPGHRMGIVSVYGSNP; encoded by the exons ATGGGGGAGAGAGCACGCACAGAGCTGCGCTGGAGAGTGCTGGTGGGAGAGAAAGGGACCGGACCAGGG GTATATTTATATGAACATGATATAGATTTCAAGCCAGTGGAGAAACCCAGGcattgccttccctatgcttcagTATCTGTCAGATTTCTTCGGCAGACAACTGGGACAGTTCTCATACCAACAGCAAGACTGATACTGCAGTCTG aaaaaaaagtgttccaAAGCAGATTAAAAATAGCATGGTTATTTTTCACAGAAAACGAAAAAGAAGTAGAAAAAAAGCAGGCATCCTTTGAACATATTGCTGAATggaaatttaattttcaaaaaaaatataagagACGTGGGAGACCTCCACCAAACAAAAGGTCGAGTGTGTATTGCAAAGATGATCCACTCTCAACAGGAACAACAGAAATACAAAG AGTATCGACTCTTGGGAATGCAGAAGATGGCTTGGTGCTAAAGCAACCCTACCCAAGGGAAGTGACTGATACCTCTGAAAATTCATGGTGCAATCTAAATACAAGATCATCAACCCTTATGCCAGCTGCAAAATTCAGTGTGCATAAAAGGCATAGAAACCCTGGCCACAGAATGGGGATCGTTAGTGTGTATGGAAGCAACCCCTAA